The following proteins come from a genomic window of Phnomibacter ginsenosidimutans:
- a CDS encoding AAA domain-containing protein: MPLLLVAQSNKKDHSTIGKFGVGFKAVFQYTDTPHIYDPNFKFKISKFIVPIKLDNDLTDRESNETVFYFPFDKQENDENGKIKMSRERAYTDILDKLKKLIFPTLFLSNLKEVKWQAENNEIGEYSKKSTKSKQKEDIIYERVELNQQVGLNQRIEKLFLFSRLIDEQKLNYSIGYFLDEKGQLIPKQYSAFCFFPTKETTNLNFILHAPFLLTDSREGIHRSKEHNTKMVELLAQLAADSMNILKDLKLINDAIIDIIPYKNIDYGNDGFFDDFYFKIKEKLQNEEILPAKNKLFANKRNAYWADTPDLSNLFSNEQLAELVENQNAKWVFVTIGRTKDKEITDYIDGGSERSWDRKEPNLIKSNMDFENKIADLITSKFIKAQSNEWLHKFYEYLAERKSYQEKFKTKPIFKDSQGNAVAAFDKIDGELHGILFLPLDEANSTYKTIDSEFLKNKKTKEFVESFGIKKPSLKDEIYNNILPLYEKDGEIDTVTHFKKFFTYWKNAGRPEEFITLIEDKEFVSYKTKEDETTYRGFASDIYYPTPDLVKYFESKPDSKFVDLDDYYSFITDEKDQQILRDFLLKLGVSLLPRILERKITDDHTKARLNLRRSTYGYQDRNTTTDRFIDGCSEVIIKIDKESSLILWRFLKKLSSYDYSQGSHTYFYYSQQYQSFESSTLTLLKRRRWLLSNNGAFVAPFEISINELSDDYESNSELEQLLGFKPVVVLTETERIASKFESEEEAEEAKKALEEKRDKEKRKAERKIQLTNTSVDSEDLEGAIESLENLSEYVSKPKKEKTNTFSEFDEDEELAKGIEELKNQLEIKKSRVELTEIIKTNKKYSYNWFIAYLQLLNTYGEKQEAHKQKTISFQQIKPYKSDNKYFLLCGASSYISSEIENTADIKVSLVFVNGKREHITVEGVSKKGQDLLIYCREPLPSNTLSQLSNIFKVEINFSPIIDLLDRLERAFKNRNYIDVWENIEEAMPPLKYIYGPPGTGKTTTLCNNINDVLSTNPDAKFLVLTPTNKASDVVCKKLQEINPGIHAVRLSRPTDPELEQYEIYRDTLDDSDIQSIDVVTSTIHRLPYFDIKEIGLLFQIEWDYVIFDESSMTGLHYMTFAIMALFKNNHDTNFIIVGDPKQIPPVLEINERELENFDFQDENIYKMMNLESFKPEDQLIREIDSIVNLSTQYRSTPTIGQLFSEFSYSSLLKHGRATNKMESKLLPEEFRNFISSNVTFIDVPLNKDNSIYRVNKLYYSSYHTYCAILVSEIIKYFDLINKKEDWTIGVISPYKAQAMLLNKLITSFGLSQNLKVISDTVHGFQGDECDIVFFVCNPNNYFFLNDERSLLSKEYIYNVAISRAKDYLIVLHPFSAILNNNFINKIGQSYKNNFGNTKVLKASDIEYSLFKNKKYIESNSYVSGHDHVNVFGLSDMKYFIKSNDTAIDIQLRDLKESKS; encoded by the coding sequence ATGCCATTACTGCTTGTTGCACAATCAAACAAAAAAGACCACTCCACTATTGGAAAGTTTGGAGTTGGTTTTAAAGCAGTTTTTCAATATACCGACACCCCCCACATTTATGACCCGAACTTTAAATTTAAGATTAGCAAATTCATTGTGCCGATTAAATTAGACAATGATTTAACAGACAGAGAAAGCAATGAAACTGTTTTTTATTTTCCTTTTGATAAGCAAGAGAACGATGAAAACGGTAAGATAAAAATGTCAAGGGAACGGGCGTATACGGATATTTTGGACAAATTAAAAAAATTAATCTTTCCAACATTATTTCTTTCCAATCTAAAAGAAGTAAAATGGCAAGCAGAAAACAACGAAATAGGCGAATACTCTAAAAAGAGCACAAAAAGTAAACAAAAGGAAGATATAATTTATGAAAGAGTCGAACTAAATCAGCAAGTTGGATTAAATCAAAGAATAGAAAAGTTGTTCTTATTTTCACGATTAATAGATGAACAGAAACTTAACTATTCTATTGGCTACTTTCTTGACGAAAAGGGACAATTGATACCAAAACAATATTCTGCATTTTGCTTTTTCCCAACCAAGGAGACTACAAATCTCAATTTTATTCTTCACGCTCCATTTTTACTTACTGATAGTCGGGAAGGAATACATCGTTCTAAGGAGCACAATACTAAAATGGTAGAGTTGCTTGCACAACTTGCTGCTGACAGCATGAATATTTTAAAGGATTTAAAATTAATTAACGACGCAATTATTGATATAATTCCATACAAGAATATTGATTATGGCAATGACGGTTTTTTTGATGATTTCTATTTTAAAATCAAAGAAAAGTTACAAAACGAAGAAATACTACCAGCTAAAAATAAATTATTTGCTAATAAGCGAAACGCTTATTGGGCTGATACACCCGATTTATCAAACTTATTCTCCAACGAACAACTTGCGGAATTAGTTGAGAATCAAAATGCAAAATGGGTATTCGTAACCATCGGCAGAACAAAGGATAAAGAAATTACAGATTATATTGATGGTGGTTCTGAAAGGTCTTGGGACAGAAAAGAACCAAATTTGATAAAATCTAATATGGACTTTGAAAATAAAATTGCTGATTTGATAACAAGCAAATTTATCAAAGCACAATCAAATGAATGGCTCCATAAATTTTATGAATATCTTGCTGAAAGAAAATCGTATCAAGAAAAATTTAAAACAAAGCCGATTTTTAAAGACTCTCAAGGAAACGCAGTAGCGGCATTTGACAAAATTGATGGAGAGTTACACGGCATTTTGTTTTTGCCGTTAGACGAAGCAAATTCAACTTACAAAACCATAGATTCTGAATTCCTAAAAAATAAAAAGACAAAGGAATTTGTTGAAAGCTTCGGTATTAAAAAGCCAAGTTTGAAAGATGAGATTTACAACAACATATTGCCACTATATGAAAAAGATGGCGAAATAGATACAGTAACACACTTTAAAAAGTTTTTCACTTATTGGAAAAATGCCGGACGACCTGAAGAGTTCATCACATTAATAGAAGATAAAGAATTTGTATCTTATAAAACAAAAGAAGACGAAACAACTTATCGTGGATTTGCTAGTGATATTTATTACCCAACCCCAGATTTAGTAAAGTATTTCGAATCAAAACCAGATTCAAAGTTTGTTGACCTTGACGACTACTACTCTTTTATCACTGATGAAAAAGATCAACAAATTCTGAGAGATTTTCTTTTGAAACTGGGAGTGAGTTTATTACCAAGAATATTGGAAAGAAAAATAACTGATGACCATACAAAAGCGAGACTTAATCTTAGACGGTCGACCTATGGTTACCAAGACAGAAACACTACAACCGATAGATTTATCGACGGTTGCAGTGAAGTTATAATAAAAATAGACAAAGAAAGTTCCTTAATTCTATGGCGTTTCTTAAAGAAGCTATCGAGTTATGATTATTCTCAAGGAAGCCATACATACTTTTACTATTCCCAGCAATATCAATCATTTGAATCAAGTACACTAACGCTATTAAAAAGGCGAAGGTGGTTACTATCTAATAACGGAGCCTTTGTCGCACCATTTGAAATAAGTATAAATGAATTATCTGACGATTACGAGAGTAATTCAGAATTAGAGCAGCTATTAGGGTTTAAACCAGTCGTTGTACTAACCGAAACCGAAAGAATTGCCTCTAAATTCGAAAGTGAAGAAGAAGCAGAAGAAGCAAAAAAAGCATTAGAAGAAAAAAGGGATAAAGAAAAACGAAAAGCTGAACGTAAAATACAATTAACGAATACATCAGTTGATTCAGAAGATTTAGAAGGAGCTATCGAGAGTTTAGAAAATCTTTCCGAATATGTTTCTAAACCTAAAAAGGAAAAAACTAATACATTTTCTGAATTTGATGAAGATGAAGAGCTCGCCAAAGGAATTGAAGAATTAAAAAACCAACTTGAAATCAAAAAAAGCAGAGTTGAATTGACTGAAATCATTAAAACCAACAAAAAATACTCTTACAATTGGTTTATAGCTTATTTACAACTACTTAATACATACGGCGAAAAGCAAGAAGCTCATAAGCAAAAGACTATTTCATTTCAACAAATAAAACCATATAAATCAGATAATAAATACTTCCTATTGTGCGGTGCAAGTAGTTATATTTCGTCTGAAATTGAAAATACTGCCGATATTAAAGTTTCACTTGTTTTTGTCAATGGTAAACGCGAACACATAACAGTTGAAGGCGTTTCCAAAAAAGGACAAGACTTATTGATTTATTGCAGAGAGCCATTGCCAAGCAATACCCTTTCACAGCTTTCAAACATCTTTAAAGTTGAAATCAATTTTTCTCCTATTATTGATTTACTTGATAGGTTAGAAAGAGCATTTAAAAATAGAAATTATATTGACGTGTGGGAGAATATTGAAGAAGCAATGCCTCCACTGAAATACATATATGGTCCTCCAGGAACAGGTAAAACAACAACACTTTGCAATAATATCAACGATGTATTATCTACTAATCCAGATGCTAAGTTTTTAGTACTGACTCCAACTAATAAAGCTTCGGACGTTGTTTGTAAAAAATTACAAGAGATTAATCCTGGTATTCATGCAGTTCGTTTAAGTCGTCCGACGGATCCCGAATTAGAACAATACGAAATTTATCGTGATACGCTTGACGATTCAGATATCCAAAGTATTGACGTTGTTACTTCCACAATTCACAGATTACCATATTTTGACATTAAGGAAATTGGCTTATTGTTTCAAATTGAATGGGATTATGTAATTTTTGATGAATCATCAATGACAGGTTTGCATTACATGACTTTTGCAATAATGGCATTGTTTAAAAACAACCATGATACAAATTTCATCATTGTAGGCGACCCAAAACAAATACCTCCTGTCCTTGAAATTAACGAGAGAGAATTAGAAAACTTTGACTTCCAAGACGAAAACATTTATAAAATGATGAATCTTGAAAGTTTTAAACCTGAAGACCAATTAATTAGAGAAATTGACAGCATTGTAAACCTTTCAACTCAATATAGAAGCACCCCTACCATTGGACAATTATTCAGTGAGTTTTCTTATTCAAGTTTGTTGAAGCATGGTCGAGCAACAAACAAAATGGAATCAAAACTATTACCTGAAGAATTTCGAAACTTTATATCTTCAAACGTAACTTTTATAGATGTTCCGCTAAATAAAGACAATTCTATTTACAGAGTAAACAAGCTGTATTACAGTTCATACCATACCTATTGCGCTATTTTAGTTTCAGAAATCATCAAATATTTTGACTTGATAAACAAAAAAGAAGATTGGACTATAGGGGTAATCTCACCATACAAAGCCCAGGCAATGTTGCTAAACAAATTGATTACGTCTTTCGGACTATCTCAGAATCTAAAAGTAATTTCTGATACTGTTCACGGTTTTCAGGGCGATGAATGCGATATTGTATTTTTTGTTTGCAACCCAAACAACTATTTCTTTTTGAATGACGAAAGATCATTGCTATCAAAGGAGTACATATACAATGTTGCAATTAGCAGAGCAAAGGATTATTTAATTGTTTTACACCCCTTCTCCGCAATCCTAAACAATAATTTCATCAACAAAATCGGACAGTCATACAAAAATAATTTTGGCAATACAAAGGTTTTAAAAGCCTCTGACATTGAATATTCACTGTTCAAGAACAAAAAATATATAGAAAGCAACAGTTATGTTTCAGGACACGATCATGTAAACGTTTTCGGTCTTTCTGATATGAAGTATTTCATTAAATCAAACGATACAGCTATCGATATACAATTAAGAGACTTAAAAGAATCTAAATCTTGA
- a CDS encoding AAA family ATPase, with product MSKSLPIKHLSARVPWHDNKWNGKTCCSVLDNSFCRILPRVDATKNPDTEPSDATITEENFPPCISEKGTFLSPNSYTRELTHAWTKINPMFKDFKPGIYFHKPYSFNAVPFLWMMKNKGSDDNPHFSEKAHVFELDYDADLEQEVDEKLGFEGNIWVQHPANQKILLDAFFGCLKKRQSLIFFYCKDTPFSEPNERVIVGVAKVKNEPGAILDYNFDKGYTGHKSHPWDRCVEHTLTANNPDGFLLPYHDILEYIKKNSIEVELKEYAAFASDYKQFSFASELVEHDTAIDSLLNMAESLKKAEVLLEKSFRKELDWIDAEISAIWDMRGAFPGMGPVLSALNIEDGNTIAWEIEKYILQKDGDLLQTNPWSIFEESIADPEKYIKTRGAKLFNATAQRIWKGKPTKKREFFKLISRCQLNNDQAKFIIENHVDLIGSTQEISENLFLLYEKTRFEAFGISFRQVDKALLPPEKIQTAFPLPAESALTDNLDEKRVRAFSVFILEEAAMEGHSLLPFEEVLERMKAKAMDESFPIDEDILTTQSEEDFFIKEITSIQPSKSNPTLFLKLQRLAELKTIIRQRLNIEQIVSKPYNIEKDWLGLINSHKKFPSLDPNSPDYADEIAARNEKAEALNVLTNYKFSVLIGPAGSGKTSLLEIFERQDEIVRGGVLKLAPTGKARVKLGHDAKTIAQFLYPDRYDAMTGTYFINEDAGKSSSAKNIIIDEASMLTEEQLAALFDALGPVDRIILVGDYRQLPPIGTGRPFVDIVSEIKPRVFEKNNIFSGPGYAELKKIRRQSNTGDFRWDVALSRCFSDEPTKEDLEAFHAISSGTIKSDHIRLVKWYESKDFRELFEQVVAEELPLDKNEIIKSFNRKIGAKDVGNYQYFNYDFAEREIEKWQVISPVNGYGYGVKEVNKFFQTTYRKPFIDLALNIQPEGSNYFQKRKVAKPKGNDNIVYGDKVINLRNTRWENWQWIKPAEKKSEALNYIANGEIGVITGEFRAKDGNRKGEPNIEIAFSTQPGYSYVFWADQLGEEGKYSLELAYAITVHKSQGSGFEKVFFVMPSKGAILSRELLYTALTRQEKKIIILHQGDFRDFIRLASTDASSTARRFTDLFHLPEVKQLKQKWYDARYVNISERGEPMLSKNEVIIANCLNKYKRQITYAYEDKLKLDTSDRTIKPDFTIDNLSTGKRFYWEHLGMMTKTDYREKWQKKLEGYLQDGFVLHTEAKPGDERILILTEENPNGGINSQDIDSTVRKYILEE from the coding sequence ATGAGTAAAAGTTTGCCAATAAAACACCTATCAGCAAGAGTACCTTGGCATGATAATAAATGGAACGGGAAAACATGTTGTAGTGTTTTAGATAATTCATTTTGCAGAATTTTGCCTCGTGTAGATGCTACAAAGAACCCGGATACTGAGCCATCCGATGCAACAATAACTGAAGAGAACTTTCCACCCTGCATTTCAGAGAAGGGCACATTTCTTTCACCAAATAGCTACACAAGAGAATTAACACATGCCTGGACTAAGATCAATCCTATGTTTAAGGATTTCAAGCCGGGCATATACTTTCACAAGCCTTATTCTTTTAATGCAGTTCCATTTTTATGGATGATGAAGAATAAGGGTAGTGATGATAATCCACATTTCTCTGAAAAGGCCCATGTTTTTGAGTTAGATTATGATGCGGACTTAGAGCAGGAAGTTGACGAAAAACTGGGTTTTGAAGGAAATATTTGGGTTCAGCACCCTGCTAATCAGAAAATATTACTGGATGCATTCTTCGGTTGCCTTAAAAAGCGTCAGTCATTAATATTCTTTTATTGTAAGGACACTCCATTTTCCGAACCAAACGAAAGAGTAATAGTTGGCGTAGCCAAAGTTAAAAATGAACCCGGAGCAATTTTGGATTACAATTTTGATAAGGGATACACCGGCCACAAAAGCCATCCTTGGGACAGATGTGTTGAACACACATTGACCGCCAACAATCCTGACGGATTTCTCTTGCCTTACCACGATATTCTGGAGTATATAAAGAAGAACAGCATTGAAGTTGAGTTAAAAGAATATGCTGCCTTCGCATCGGATTATAAGCAATTTTCTTTTGCCTCTGAATTGGTTGAACACGACACGGCTATTGATTCATTGTTGAACATGGCTGAGAGTTTGAAAAAAGCTGAGGTTTTGTTAGAAAAATCGTTCAGGAAAGAACTGGATTGGATTGATGCTGAAATTTCAGCTATCTGGGATATGCGTGGAGCCTTTCCCGGAATGGGCCCCGTGCTAAGTGCATTGAACATAGAAGATGGCAACACAATTGCATGGGAAATTGAGAAATATATTCTTCAAAAAGACGGAGACCTTTTGCAAACAAATCCTTGGTCAATTTTTGAGGAAAGTATTGCAGATCCTGAAAAATATATAAAGACGAGAGGAGCTAAATTATTCAATGCAACTGCACAGCGGATTTGGAAAGGAAAGCCTACAAAAAAAAGAGAGTTTTTTAAACTGATAAGCCGTTGCCAATTAAATAACGACCAGGCAAAATTTATAATTGAAAACCATGTTGATTTAATTGGTTCAACGCAGGAGATTTCAGAAAACCTCTTCCTGCTTTATGAAAAGACAAGATTTGAAGCCTTCGGTATATCTTTTCGTCAAGTAGATAAAGCACTGTTGCCACCTGAAAAAATTCAAACAGCGTTCCCCTTGCCAGCAGAATCGGCCTTAACAGATAATCTGGATGAGAAACGAGTAAGAGCCTTTTCAGTATTTATTTTAGAAGAAGCGGCAATGGAGGGACATTCTTTACTGCCATTTGAGGAAGTGTTGGAACGTATGAAGGCAAAAGCGATGGATGAAAGTTTTCCTATTGATGAAGACATTTTAACTACTCAATCAGAAGAAGATTTTTTTATAAAGGAGATCACTTCTATTCAACCCAGTAAATCCAACCCAACACTGTTTCTCAAATTGCAGCGTTTGGCAGAATTAAAAACGATAATCAGGCAGCGTTTAAATATTGAGCAAATCGTTTCAAAACCATACAACATAGAAAAGGACTGGTTGGGTCTTATTAATAGCCATAAGAAATTTCCTTCATTGGATCCAAATAGTCCTGATTATGCAGATGAAATTGCTGCAAGAAATGAAAAAGCCGAAGCCTTAAACGTCTTGACCAATTACAAATTCTCTGTTTTGATTGGCCCGGCAGGTTCTGGAAAAACATCTTTGTTGGAAATATTTGAAAGGCAAGATGAAATAGTCCGTGGTGGTGTATTGAAATTAGCTCCTACTGGTAAAGCAAGAGTTAAGTTAGGGCATGATGCCAAGACAATTGCTCAATTCCTGTATCCTGACCGGTACGATGCTATGACAGGCACTTATTTCATTAATGAAGATGCAGGAAAAAGTTCTTCTGCAAAAAATATCATCATTGACGAGGCATCAATGCTGACCGAGGAGCAATTGGCAGCATTGTTTGATGCTTTAGGCCCGGTTGACAGGATTATTCTGGTAGGTGATTACCGTCAACTTCCACCAATTGGTACGGGAAGGCCTTTTGTTGATATAGTTAGCGAGATTAAGCCAAGAGTATTTGAAAAGAATAATATTTTTTCTGGTCCGGGATATGCAGAGTTAAAAAAGATTAGACGCCAAAGCAATACAGGTGATTTCCGCTGGGATGTCGCATTAAGCAGATGTTTCAGTGACGAGCCAACCAAGGAAGACTTAGAAGCATTTCATGCGATTTCATCAGGAACAATCAAATCCGATCATATCAGGTTAGTAAAATGGTATGAGAGTAAAGATTTCAGAGAATTATTTGAGCAGGTTGTAGCTGAAGAGTTACCCTTGGATAAGAATGAGATAATTAAATCATTCAACAGGAAAATTGGTGCAAAGGATGTTGGCAATTATCAATACTTCAATTACGATTTTGCAGAAAGGGAAATTGAGAAATGGCAGGTCATTTCACCTGTAAATGGATATGGTTATGGAGTAAAGGAAGTAAACAAGTTCTTTCAAACAACTTATCGGAAACCATTCATTGATTTGGCATTAAACATACAGCCTGAAGGTTCTAATTATTTTCAAAAGAGGAAGGTTGCAAAGCCCAAAGGCAATGACAACATTGTGTATGGCGATAAAGTAATCAATTTAAGAAACACACGTTGGGAAAATTGGCAGTGGATTAAACCGGCAGAAAAAAAATCAGAAGCATTGAATTACATTGCTAATGGCGAAATAGGTGTTATTACAGGTGAGTTCAGAGCCAAGGATGGCAATAGAAAGGGCGAACCAAATATTGAAATAGCCTTTTCAACTCAACCCGGTTATAGCTATGTATTTTGGGCAGACCAATTGGGTGAAGAAGGGAAATACTCATTAGAATTGGCCTATGCAATCACAGTACATAAATCTCAGGGCAGTGGCTTTGAAAAGGTCTTTTTTGTAATGCCATCTAAAGGAGCAATCTTGAGCCGTGAGTTACTTTATACAGCTTTAACTAGGCAGGAAAAGAAGATTATTATTTTACATCAGGGAGATTTTAGAGATTTCATCAGGTTAGCTTCAACAGATGCTTCCTCAACTGCAAGAAGATTCACAGACCTTTTCCATTTACCAGAGGTAAAACAATTAAAACAGAAATGGTATGATGCAAGGTATGTGAATATAAGTGAGAGAGGGGAACCAATGCTGAGCAAGAACGAAGTAATTATTGCCAACTGTCTGAATAAATACAAAAGGCAAATTACTTATGCCTATGAGGACAAATTGAAACTTGATACCTCCGACAGAACAATTAAGCCAGATTTTACGATTGATAACCTCTCAACAGGTAAGCGTTTCTATTGGGAGCATTTAGGAATGATGACAAAAACTGATTACCGTGAAAAATGGCAGAAGAAGCTGGAGGGTTACTTGCAAGATGGATTTGTCTTGCATACGGAAGCCAAGCCTGGTGATGAAAGAATATTGATTCTAACAGAAGAAAATCCCAATGGAGGTATTAATTCTCAGGATATTGATTCTACAGTTAGAAAATACATTCTTGAAGAATAA
- a CDS encoding macro domain-containing protein, whose translation MAIELVKGNIFNTKAQVVVNTVNCVGVMGKGIALVYKLRYPKMFDLYKEHCKSKLIGIGKLWLYKGEPDAPWVLNFPTKFHWKYPSKLEYVEKGLQKFLDTYKVQGIESIAFPLLGAHNGGLDRDEVYQLMSSYLSKCEIPVEIFEYDPLAPDDLFESFAVKWGSFSSAQIQKVTGIRKDRINTITTVIENKSIKSMINLINEPGIGLVTMEKCFSFIMRGEAQTSLFDKS comes from the coding sequence ATGGCAATAGAGTTAGTAAAAGGAAATATATTTAATACAAAGGCACAGGTAGTGGTTAATACCGTTAACTGCGTTGGGGTAATGGGGAAAGGAATAGCTTTGGTTTACAAGCTAAGGTATCCGAAAATGTTTGATTTGTATAAAGAGCATTGCAAGTCAAAACTCATTGGAATTGGTAAGTTATGGTTATATAAAGGTGAGCCGGATGCACCCTGGGTTCTCAATTTTCCTACAAAATTCCATTGGAAATATCCCAGCAAATTAGAATACGTTGAAAAAGGGCTTCAAAAATTTCTTGATACATACAAGGTTCAAGGCATTGAATCAATTGCCTTTCCTTTACTTGGAGCTCATAATGGTGGCTTAGATAGAGATGAGGTATATCAGCTTATGTCAAGCTATTTATCAAAATGTGAAATTCCGGTCGAAATATTTGAGTATGATCCATTAGCACCGGATGATTTATTTGAATCATTTGCTGTTAAATGGGGCTCATTTAGTTCTGCCCAAATTCAAAAGGTTACAGGTATAAGGAAGGACAGGATAAATACAATAACCACCGTTATTGAAAATAAGTCTATCAAGTCAATGATCAACCTGATAAATGAGCCTGGTATTGGTTTAGTAACTATGGAGAAGTGCTTTTCCTTTATAATGAGAGGGGAAGCTCAAACATCGTTATTCGATAAAAGTTAA